agacatatattaataaacaaaTCATCAAACGATTTAGTTTCTGCATTATTACTATCAGATAAGGTATTAACCTTGAATATTTCTCCTcctacatatattaaaacaaatcaATTTACAAAAACATATCAGTCGATGGTTGACACATATGGGATACCAAGATATGGAGAAATAAATCCAGCTATATCTACAATCATAacctttccttttttgtttgGCATCATGTATGGGGATGTAGGTCATGGAGtgtgtatttttctttttgcattatttttaatattaatgaataatagaataaaaaataaaagtaataatgaaATGGTTTCAATGCTATTTGATGGAAGATATATGCTTCTATTGATGGGTTTCTTTGCAGTTTATGCtggttttttatataatgatttTTTCTCTATGCCTTTGAATTTGTTTACATCTATGTTTGTAGTAGATAAAGAAGTAGATTCTgtacaatattataaaagaagaGAAGTTGTAAATACTACTACTGGTGAGAAGGAATTTGCACATCCATATATCTTTGGTTTTGATGCTAAATGGTTAGGAGCAGAAAATGAgttaacatatattaacTCGTTCAAGATgaaattttctattattatagGTTTTTTACATATGACTTTTGGTGTTCTAATGAAAGGATTAAATGCTTTACATTTTAAGAGAAAAATtgatttcttttttgaatttttaccGCAGTTAGTTATGATGTTATCTATCATTGGTTACCtagtttttttaattatttataaatggaTCACTCCTATAGGGTATGGTGGTTTTCAAAAACAAGGTATCATTAACACTGTTATTAACATGTATTTGTTAAAAGATATTAATAAGTCTAACCAATTTTATGCACACCAGGGAATCGTCCAGGCATTTCTTATTGCACTCTTCATCCTGTGCATTCCCTTCATGTTTGTGTGTAAACCAGCCATAAGGACCTATGCCATAATGAAAGAGAAGAAAAGGAAGAGGGGGAGCAACTATGGTGGTTATGGTGGCTATGCTGACCATGGTAGTAACTACAATGGTAAATCATGCATGTACTATGAACACACAGAGAAAGAAATGACAAATTCATTTAACCATCACAATGGAGTAAATGGAGGTGATAACAACAATAGTAGCAGTAACATTCGTGGAGCTGGTACCAATGGGTTATTATCTTCATCGTCATCTATTTATAAACGTAGTGTAATGAAGCATGGGTATGACCAAGAGAATAATGGGAATAATGATTATTTAACATCTAAACGAAAGGGGAAAAGAACGGATGATGAAATGGAAGCACATCTACTAAGTCCAACATCACCCGATGATGATTCTATTGTAACAGAAGGACGATCATCCCATCATGAAGAAAATTTATCAGAAATATGGATCGAACAGTTGATTGAAACTATTGAATTTATTCTAGGTCTTATTAGTAACACTGCTTCTTATTTAAGATTATGGGCTCTATCCTTAGCTCATCAACAActatcttttgttttttttgaacaAACCATCTTAAATTCTTTACGAAAAGATAGCTTCATATCAGTCCTTATAAACCTAATACTGTTCTCACAACTCTTCTCTATATTAACAATTGCAGTGATATTATGTATGGATACCTTAGAATGTTTTCTTCACTCCTTAAGGCTCCAGTGGGTCGAATTTCAAAACAAGTTTTACAAGGGTGATGGGATACCCTTCAAACCATTCAATATTAAGAAGCTTCTCACGGAGGTGGACTGAGCTGTGTGTTGATGCACAAATGGGTATACAAGTGAGTGGGTATGCATGTGAATGTGCATCTATCCGTGAAAATGCTGCAATTAGAGATGAAGAACAAGGGGAGGAGCAGTCGAACCTTTctatgcataaaaaaaaaaaaagataaagcgCAGTATTCAAACGTGTTACATATACTCACGACTATTACACTGTATTACTTTtgctattatttatatgaacacCCAAGTGCGTTATGCAGCCAATCggaacctttttttttttcttttttctacaagcatcatatatatgcacgaTATGTATATGTCGTGAAACTCGTTTCCATATTTTGGTgaatacctttttttttttttttttgtgaacaTTCTgcatgtttattttttattattttttattttattattattattattttttttttttgttttgtttattttattattattattttttattattattgttactattattatttttattattactatttttattattactatttttattattactatttttattattactatttttattattactatttttattattactatttttattattactatttttattattactatttatactattactatttatattatttatatgttttttttttttttctttcatcgGACGCTTTTCATTTCTCATTCATTATTTGCTCGATTTTGTGGAAGTAATTTTTATCCCCCCCCCCTGTTTTTAGTGGTACGTACATAAacgtatataaatgaatgaataattatatatatgttatctcctttttttgtGGAAATTTTgcagtttttcttttttcttttttttttttttttttttttttttttttttttttttttacacaaaGGAGGAGGAGGCTGTGCTTACATGTGTGTGTGCTAGAGAGACCCCCCCTATGTACAATTAGTATTGCAGTTAATATTGCAAACAGTTTTGCAAATAATTTTACGATTAATTCTATTACTAGCTTTACGACTCTATgtagaattaatttttttacccagctcttttttttttttttttttaatataatgtatgtttgtgtatatatatctgtacACGC
This genomic interval from Plasmodium brasilianum strain Bolivian I chromosome 1, whole genome shotgun sequence contains the following:
- a CDS encoding V-type proton ATPase subunit a — protein: MGIFRSETMKHGTLVLPSDRAREYLDCLGKQVDIQFIDMNEKTMKRQYKKYIQRIDDMERILRFLEENINKLPNVKIKKSKIDNFLDHDNIYELDQVEESLNRLHVQFVRFCNNNKDLVDEKNNAIEEKHVILTAINQLNPDVSKNANMNIRPRENIIPSTPFDDSTLNNNNNINNEEEDISLSTHIMRDGINMMFTNISGVINTKDQESFSRTIFRALRGNTYTYFQNIDESMNDGVGTGVSAGAAGIGGGLSSNGSSNSGGGGGAVTGSSDRVNGKEILLNNKTGNGGNMGYRGNEMMNKEKSKKENDLKSVFVVYCQGSAQSSIYEKIMKICKAYDVKTYDWPKTYEQAKQRLKELKEIINDKEKALKAYEEYFINEIFVLINVVEPNKNSLIEEWKLFCKKERHIYNNLNFFEGSDITLRCDCWYSGNDEEKIRHILINKSSNDLVSALLLSDKVLTLNISPPTYIKTNQFTKTYQSMVDTYGIPRYGEINPAISTIITFPFLFGIMYGDVGHGVCIFLFALFLILMNNRIKNKSNNEMVSMLFDGRYMLLLMGFFAVYAGFLYNDFFSMPLNLFTSMFVVDKEVDSVQYYKRREVVNTTTGEKEFAHPYIFGFDAKWLGAENELTYINSFKMKFSIIIGFLHMTFGVLMKGLNALHFKRKIDFFFEFLPQLVMMLSIIGYLVFLIIYKWITPIGYGGFQKQGIINTVINMYLLKDINKSNQFYAHQGIVQAFLIALFILCIPFMFVCKPAIRTYAIMKEKKRKRGSNYGGYGGYADHGSNYNGKSCMYYEHTEKEMTNSFNHHNGVNGGDNNNSSSNIRGAGTNGLLSSSSSIYKRSVMKHGYDQENNGNNDYLTSKRKGKRTDDEMEAHLLSPTSPDDDSIVTEGRSSHHEENLSEIWIEQLIETIEFILGLISNTASYLRLWALSLAHQQLSFVFFEQTILNSLRKDSFISVLINLILFSQLFSILTIAVILCMDTLECFLHSLRLQWVEFQNKFYKGDGIPFKPFNIKKLLTEVD